A portion of the Nitrospirota bacterium genome contains these proteins:
- a CDS encoding beta-lactamase family protein — protein MKRISEGRTLSSRISEALALSLALVLMLSLLSCGSGSSGNNSSSNTTTTAGSSLTSSQASRIQAMVTNRTNNPNYENVPGMVMGIKKDNNTAWYGTAGYSDNSTLTPIRYTDKFRIGSISKTFTATVVLQLAQEGKLSLSDNVTKWLPTVASALTNYNLGSITIKNLLNHTSGIHTYTDFTDSIFIAAYSDPYRIFTSSEVMSVINSHSPDFTVGTNWEYSNSNYYLLGLIIEAASGDTYENQVQKRILTPLGMTSTEVPFAGNPYISGSYAHGYMYNSLTGKMIERTVSDPSYPFASGSIVSNIPDLLTWMQALYSGTLLNSTYHALETTYVNLNDYGMGNYYYGLGIMVEGDYSIIGHRGQIFAYDCSIQHYITRDYDLAVCVNRSLFDEDVVNYSNTNALILYDTLTVLASDNTTKPETKTPVKRSNVRTPLTEY, from the coding sequence ATGAAAAGAATATCAGAGGGAAGAACACTCAGCAGCAGGATTTCAGAGGCATTAGCGTTATCTCTTGCTTTAGTTCTTATGTTGTCGCTTTTAAGCTGTGGTTCAGGTTCATCAGGCAATAATAGCAGCAGCAATACTACAACAACAGCCGGCAGCTCATTAACATCATCTCAGGCATCGCGGATACAAGCCATGGTAACTAACAGAACTAATAACCCAAATTATGAGAATGTGCCCGGCATGGTAATGGGAATCAAGAAGGACAATAACACTGCATGGTACGGGACAGCCGGTTATTCGGATAATTCAACTTTAACCCCTATAAGATACACAGATAAGTTCAGAATAGGCAGCATATCGAAAACATTCACCGCAACAGTGGTGCTCCAGTTAGCTCAGGAGGGTAAACTGTCATTGTCGGATAATGTGACAAAATGGCTGCCAACTGTCGCCAGCGCTTTAACAAACTATAACCTTGGTTCGATAACGATAAAAAATCTACTTAATCACACAAGCGGCATACATACATATACAGACTTCACCGATTCCATATTCATAGCTGCTTATTCTGATCCGTACAGAATATTTACAAGCAGCGAGGTAATGTCTGTGATAAACAGCCACTCTCCGGACTTTACGGTAGGAACCAATTGGGAGTATTCCAATTCAAACTACTACCTGCTTGGACTTATAATAGAGGCGGCATCTGGTGACACATATGAAAATCAGGTACAAAAACGAATACTTACCCCATTGGGGATGACCAGCACAGAAGTTCCGTTTGCCGGGAATCCATACATAAGCGGCAGTTATGCACATGGCTATATGTATAACAGTCTGACAGGGAAGATGATAGAACGTACAGTTAGCGACCCGTCTTATCCATTTGCTTCAGGCAGTATTGTTTCTAACATACCTGACCTGTTGACATGGATGCAAGCACTTTATAGCGGCACTTTGCTTAATTCGACGTATCATGCGCTGGAAACGACATACGTAAACCTTAATGACTACGGTATGGGTAACTACTACTATGGACTTGGTATAATGGTTGAGGGAGATTACAGCATTATCGGCCACAGAGGACAGATATTTGCTTACGACTGCTCAATTCAACATTATATCACCCGTGACTACGATTTGGCGGTCTGCGTAAACAGATCCCTTTTCGATGAAGATGTTGTTAACTACTCAAATACAAATGCACTTATTCTCTATGACACTCTCACAGTGCTTGCCTCAGACAACACAACAAAACCGGAGACTAAAACGCCGGTAAAGCGATCCAACGTCAGGACTCCTTTAACAGAATACTAA
- a CDS encoding sulfide/dihydroorotate dehydrogenase-like FAD/NAD-binding protein: protein MFKIIRKEIFSPVTYMWEIEAPDIASSSKPGQFVIVHHNDKSERVPLTIADFDAERGTITLVIQVVGKTSKEMMSYEAGDSLLDVAGPLGEASHIEKVGTVLFVGGGLGVAPIYPQLRAFKEKGNHTISIVGFRSKEIVFWEERFRYFSDELVITTDDGSYGEKGLVTEPLKRIISHGGVNLVVAIGPLVMMRACAEVTRPFGIKTIVSLNPIMVDGTGMCGSCRVSVGNEVKFACIDGPDMDGHIVNFDELLIRQKRFDRYEKIALKRFESSQ from the coding sequence ATGTTTAAGATAATCAGGAAAGAGATATTCTCACCCGTAACGTATATGTGGGAGATAGAGGCGCCAGACATTGCAAGCTCATCTAAGCCCGGGCAGTTTGTCATAGTCCATCACAATGACAAATCAGAGCGTGTACCACTAACCATTGCAGATTTTGATGCCGAAAGAGGAACAATCACTCTTGTTATCCAGGTGGTTGGTAAGACCTCAAAGGAAATGATGTCGTATGAGGCGGGGGATTCCCTCCTTGACGTGGCAGGTCCTCTGGGTGAAGCATCACATATTGAGAAAGTCGGCACCGTGTTATTTGTAGGCGGAGGGTTAGGGGTGGCTCCCATATATCCCCAATTGCGCGCGTTTAAGGAAAAAGGCAATCATACCATTTCAATTGTAGGGTTTCGCTCAAAGGAAATTGTGTTTTGGGAGGAGCGTTTCAGATATTTTTCCGATGAACTTGTAATCACCACAGATGACGGTTCTTACGGCGAGAAGGGGCTTGTGACTGAGCCTCTGAAAAGAATTATAAGCCACGGAGGAGTTAATCTGGTTGTGGCAATAGGGCCGCTTGTTATGATGCGGGCATGTGCTGAGGTTACACGCCCTTTTGGCATAAAAACCATAGTCTCTTTAAATCCCATAATGGTCGATGGTACCGGAATGTGCGGCAGCTGTCGGGTCAGTGTCGGTAATGAGGTCAAGTTTGCCTGTATAGACGGACCTGATATGGACGGCCATATTGTTAATTTCGATGAATTGCTGATTCGACAGAAACGCTTTGATAGATACGAAAAAATAGCGCTTAAGAGGTTTGAAAGTTCGCAGTGA
- a CDS encoding DUF433 domain-containing protein: protein MLEFDHITFDSQIMCGRACIRGMRIPVSVIVGQIAHGASTDEVLSDYPDLEPEDIRQALEYAAWLTQEKVYTV from the coding sequence ATGTTGGAATTTGATCACATAACATTTGATTCTCAGATTATGTGCGGCAGAGCATGTATAAGGGGAATGAGAATACCCGTTTCAGTCATAGTGGGGCAGATTGCCCACGGCGCTTCGACAGATGAGGTGTTGTCTGACTATCCTGACCTTGAACCGGAGGATATCCGCCAAGCTCTTGAATATGCTGCATGGCTTACACAAGAAAAAGTATATACCGTTTAA
- a CDS encoding amino acid adenylation domain-containing protein, which yields MTKKENVKNIYSLSPLASGMLYHYLSDTTSSAYFQQMCFTITGQLNLKVFEDSWNELLKRHDVLRTIFVYKGVPEPLQIVLKERRMDFKYVDLRALTPDESNPEIWLEKDRNSPFNITKDTPMRITVLHTQDNHYEVIWSFHHILMDGWCTGIIQEEFLTIYNAMISKTSVTLPPVTQYSVYIKWLKQRNYNASAQYWNERLNGFLQSTPLPFKGTDYQQKPYLLKTVTIEADNQISSSLNKLASDSGVTVVSVIKALWAVLLGKYNSVTDVVFGLVVSGRPPEIPLVERMIGLFINTIPVRVTFSSKESFTELACRIYAESIETQSHEHHSLADIAASHLLKTALFDHILVFENYPEGSATPGVSIKENLNIQWKGFFEQTNYPLEISILTGKAIRFRFSFDANVYDENDIHRAINHLLQLAASACQNPYVSISKMDMLTQVERNKIIYTFNDTTAAFEKDSTVTDIFERQVLLNPDKTAVISDDKPVSFSQLNVMSNRIAHHLKNVLSVRAGDLVGIMTERTELLVGGILGILKSSAAYVPIDPVLPLKRILYIVEKSGCKVLLTSDKYVKEFSDIFPSAICNIGSIKEGETSNPIKGITPDSAAYVTYTSGSTGNPKGVMVTHSNVVSFSANMTGVFGLTHTDSIYALTTVIFDISVLELIESLLIGMTVVLSRDSEILSPPEMLRKLRESAVTALQITPSRLKLLLDDSDVDALSALRVLIIGGEPLPIDLFDRLKPLFSIVIPSSSQKHNEAARRKRRRRTFEYVEELLTMPTKLGDRMQLGISVFNVYGPTETTIWSTAKRLNDGVLNIGRPLLNESVYVLSSDGSLLPCKAAGEICIGGAGVSKGYYKQEQLTVEKFIENPHVPGELIYRTGDLGRWLSNGELECLGRTDDQLKIRGYRVEPGEIECRIKEHPFVKDAAVIATETDSTEKELTAFIILNNNEFNESELRDYLSQTLPDYMIPTGFEFIEKFPFTANGKIDRKTLALYRKSSKTITQDSFIAPRNHIETVTASIWQSLLGRERIGIKDNFFALGGHSLKAMLIMSKIHKELSIELTLREIMENPTVESLAQVLSRKAHSEFDEIRHVERVGAYPLSHAQRRMWVLEQIEGDAVAYNMTAAYLIEGEIDIPILYKSFKTLVDRHDLLKTTLLTTKTGPPMQTVNDSDGFSFDCVDILDAPDALKKARLMAEEESLKPMDLFKGPLFAVKLLLLSEKKRVLIIKAHHIVCDGWSFRIITSELMAIYETLLKGNKNPLVPLKINYRDFVAWQGSAVTVEKTQKDKQYWLDRFSVSEIVPLRLPIDFPRPHKQSFSGKTVNIQINPSLSERLLDIGKAHGTGAFSVFVTILKALLYRYTGQSDILLGTPVTGRAHPDLESQVGLFVNTVVIRDEISGSDNFITLLKKIKTTVAGAFDHKRYPFDLLVDDLSLARDISRHPIFDIMVVFDEIDDEAEKSSDVFGDGIVISELPFNYNVTKFDLTFHFTKKQGQITLNINYADALFMESTISIMAANFVTLAESFSKDPLSPLKHIKAVSDKETKTLLNDFAGFDAPFAHARSIVDMFIEKAAECAELPAIITKDGDIIYTELNRLTDSLAFTLTQQFNVKCGDIVAVILPRGRSLITALLGVLKAGAVYMPLDTNFPYERLDYVLRDSGCKLILTESTLPVYEHLRKTYEYIKVVDLLNLPVTETSDYQSVVSGGDLAYVIYTSGSTGRPKGVMVEHGGFVNMSTEQLRIFAVEQTDRVLQFASPSFDASMSEIFMALFAGAALVPIDEMSIKDPSKFTAFIKDYGVTVATIPPVYLQTLDTEALSTIKTVITAGEAANVGACLKIAQHSRCFNAYGPTETSVCATIHEISPKRSYLKSVPIGKPIANVYVYVLDDNMNLLPVGVTGEIYISGVCLARGYLNNESLTSEVFTDNPFKTGMRLYHTGDIGRWHHDGTLEFLGRKDDQVKIRGYRVEPLEVERVLSSFSKIKKATVVAIKSSDGMALAAYYTSNETLSVAAVKEHMRKTLPDYMIPAHFIELDALPTTISGKVDKKMLPSVGTVVLPAAKEHQKPCTELETEIASLWELVLGRGNARIYDNFFDIGGNSITAISLAIKLRERFNHKLPLTIVFEYQTINLQAMGIENVKSFNETVNANPLVVLNNDGELNVFFLPPLSGYAFVYRDVAKRLRGVTVYGLNYTASDDLLSRYTAEIQKVQNGSPCILVGHSVGGNLAFELSRSLGRTIVTDVILIDSYRRVKKSGYNKMQTEESLQQHYDSFLSQISYSAEAGELFLKENLVSKTIIRQMEHYAGFIDNMLNVDVTDSNLHLILAEDEITDDGRNGCHYLNRNWENSTKGIYLVYNGFGNHADMLSGLNAEKNISLIQGIIDSYSKVRQRQV from the coding sequence ATGACAAAAAAAGAAAACGTTAAAAATATCTATTCCCTGAGTCCCTTAGCCTCAGGGATGCTGTATCATTACCTGAGTGATACTACCTCCTCTGCGTATTTTCAACAGATGTGTTTTACGATAACGGGTCAGCTCAATTTAAAGGTTTTTGAGGATTCGTGGAATGAACTCCTAAAGCGTCATGATGTTTTAAGAACAATCTTTGTTTATAAAGGCGTGCCTGAACCTCTTCAGATTGTACTTAAAGAGCGTAGGATGGATTTCAAATATGTTGATTTACGTGCGCTTACTCCTGATGAGTCCAACCCTGAGATTTGGCTGGAAAAGGACAGAAACTCTCCGTTTAATATTACCAAAGACACTCCTATGCGAATAACTGTGCTCCACACACAAGATAACCACTATGAGGTGATATGGAGCTTTCACCATATTTTGATGGATGGCTGGTGCACAGGAATAATTCAGGAGGAGTTTCTTACTATCTATAACGCTATGATTTCAAAAACCTCAGTTACACTTCCTCCGGTAACTCAATACAGTGTTTATATAAAATGGCTGAAACAGCGCAACTATAATGCATCGGCGCAATACTGGAATGAGCGTTTAAATGGGTTTTTACAAAGCACCCCTCTGCCATTTAAAGGAACTGATTATCAGCAAAAACCATATCTTCTGAAAACGGTAACAATTGAAGCAGATAACCAAATTTCGTCATCTTTAAATAAACTGGCCTCCGACTCAGGTGTTACAGTTGTGTCGGTAATTAAGGCACTCTGGGCAGTGCTGCTTGGTAAATACAACAGTGTTACCGATGTTGTGTTTGGTCTTGTTGTCTCCGGCAGACCGCCTGAAATTCCTTTAGTGGAACGCATGATTGGTTTATTTATCAATACAATTCCCGTAAGAGTAACATTTAGCAGCAAAGAGAGTTTTACAGAGCTTGCCTGCCGTATTTATGCTGAATCAATAGAGACACAAAGTCACGAACACCACAGCCTTGCTGATATTGCAGCCTCACATCTTCTTAAAACTGCCCTCTTTGACCATATACTCGTGTTTGAAAATTATCCGGAGGGGTCAGCGACCCCAGGCGTTAGCATAAAGGAAAATCTCAATATACAATGGAAAGGTTTTTTCGAACAAACAAACTATCCTCTTGAGATAAGCATATTAACAGGTAAAGCAATAAGATTCAGATTTTCCTTTGACGCTAACGTGTATGACGAAAATGACATCCATAGAGCTATAAACCATCTGCTCCAACTTGCGGCCTCTGCCTGCCAAAACCCATATGTAAGCATTTCCAAAATGGATATGTTAACGCAAGTAGAAAGAAATAAGATTATTTATACATTTAATGACACAACTGCCGCATTTGAAAAAGATTCCACAGTTACGGATATTTTTGAGCGGCAGGTGCTGTTAAACCCTGACAAAACAGCGGTTATCTCCGATGATAAACCGGTTTCATTTTCCCAGCTAAACGTAATGTCAAATCGCATTGCTCATCACCTTAAAAACGTGCTAAGCGTCAGAGCGGGCGACCTTGTTGGTATTATGACGGAGCGTACTGAGTTGCTGGTTGGCGGGATTTTAGGAATTTTGAAATCATCGGCAGCCTATGTGCCCATTGATCCTGTGTTGCCGTTAAAAAGAATTCTCTACATAGTTGAAAAAAGCGGCTGTAAAGTGCTGCTTACCTCAGATAAATATGTAAAAGAGTTCTCTGATATTTTCCCAAGCGCAATATGTAACATTGGTTCAATTAAAGAGGGGGAAACCTCAAATCCTATAAAAGGGATAACACCTGACTCAGCTGCATATGTCACATACACCTCAGGCTCAACCGGTAATCCTAAAGGCGTTATGGTAACGCATTCAAATGTGGTCTCATTTTCAGCCAACATGACAGGCGTGTTTGGCCTTACACACACGGACAGCATTTATGCGCTTACTACAGTTATTTTTGATATCTCCGTGCTTGAGCTTATAGAGAGCCTCCTTATCGGCATGACTGTGGTGTTAAGCCGTGACTCTGAAATACTCAGCCCGCCTGAGATGCTGCGAAAGCTCAGGGAATCTGCTGTTACAGCCCTTCAGATTACGCCGTCAAGACTAAAACTTTTGCTTGACGACAGTGATGTTGACGCTCTTAGCGCTTTAAGAGTATTAATCATAGGCGGTGAGCCACTACCAATTGACTTATTTGACCGCCTGAAACCTCTTTTTAGCATTGTAATACCGAGTAGCAGTCAGAAGCATAACGAGGCGGCAAGGAGAAAGCGACGCAGGCGTACTTTTGAGTACGTTGAGGAGCTTTTGACGATGCCAACAAAGTTAGGCGATAGAATGCAACTTGGTATAAGTGTGTTTAATGTTTACGGGCCAACTGAGACCACCATATGGTCAACTGCTAAAAGGCTAAACGATGGAGTGCTTAACATTGGCCGCCCGTTATTAAATGAATCCGTCTATGTTTTATCCTCAGACGGGAGCCTTTTACCATGCAAAGCGGCTGGGGAGATTTGCATAGGAGGAGCTGGAGTATCAAAAGGCTACTACAAACAGGAGCAGCTTACGGTAGAGAAATTCATAGAAAATCCGCATGTGCCCGGAGAGCTGATTTATAGAACCGGTGATCTCGGACGATGGCTATCTAACGGTGAGCTTGAGTGTCTTGGCAGAACCGACGACCAGCTTAAAATTCGCGGCTACCGCGTAGAGCCAGGTGAGATAGAGTGCCGGATAAAAGAGCATCCCTTTGTTAAGGATGCCGCTGTGATTGCAACCGAAACGGATTCAACTGAAAAAGAACTCACCGCCTTTATAATCCTTAATAACAACGAATTTAATGAGTCTGAACTCAGAGATTATCTGTCTCAGACTCTGCCTGATTACATGATTCCTACAGGGTTTGAATTTATTGAAAAGTTTCCTTTTACGGCAAACGGTAAAATTGACAGAAAAACTCTTGCTTTATATAGGAAATCAAGCAAAACGATTACACAAGATAGTTTTATAGCGCCTCGAAACCATATTGAGACTGTTACTGCCTCAATATGGCAATCCCTCTTAGGACGTGAGAGAATTGGCATAAAGGACAATTTTTTTGCGCTAGGCGGCCACAGTCTCAAGGCAATGCTTATAATGTCAAAAATCCACAAAGAGCTTTCAATCGAGCTGACACTGCGCGAAATAATGGAAAATCCTACTGTTGAATCTCTTGCACAGGTTTTATCACGTAAGGCACATTCTGAGTTTGATGAAATCCGGCATGTGGAGCGCGTCGGAGCATATCCCCTTTCACACGCCCAGAGGCGCATGTGGGTGCTGGAGCAGATTGAGGGTGATGCAGTGGCCTATAATATGACAGCCGCATATCTCATTGAGGGAGAAATAGATATACCTATTTTATACAAATCATTTAAAACACTGGTTGACCGCCATGACCTGCTAAAAACCACACTTCTAACAACTAAAACCGGCCCCCCTATGCAAACAGTAAACGACTCTGACGGGTTTTCATTTGATTGCGTTGATATTTTAGACGCACCTGACGCACTCAAGAAGGCACGGCTGATGGCAGAGGAGGAATCGCTAAAACCAATGGATCTGTTTAAGGGACCGCTTTTTGCCGTAAAACTTCTTTTACTTTCCGAAAAAAAGCGCGTGCTAATTATAAAGGCGCATCACATTGTTTGTGACGGATGGTCTTTCAGGATAATCACATCTGAGCTAATGGCTATTTATGAAACGTTGCTTAAAGGCAACAAAAATCCGCTTGTTCCTCTTAAGATTAACTACAGAGACTTTGTTGCATGGCAGGGCTCTGCTGTCACAGTGGAAAAAACACAGAAAGATAAACAGTATTGGCTGGACAGGTTTTCTGTCTCTGAAATTGTGCCGCTAAGACTGCCCATTGATTTCCCGCGCCCACACAAGCAATCCTTCAGCGGCAAAACCGTAAACATACAAATCAATCCGTCTCTGTCTGAGAGGCTTTTGGATATAGGTAAAGCTCATGGAACAGGGGCTTTTTCAGTTTTTGTTACTATCTTAAAAGCGCTTCTTTATCGTTATACAGGTCAAAGTGACATTCTTCTTGGCACGCCTGTAACAGGGAGAGCTCACCCTGATTTGGAAAGCCAGGTGGGACTTTTTGTTAACACCGTGGTTATAAGAGATGAAATCTCAGGCAGTGACAACTTTATAACACTGTTAAAGAAAATAAAAACCACAGTTGCCGGGGCCTTTGACCACAAGAGGTATCCGTTTGATCTGCTTGTTGATGATCTTTCACTTGCAAGAGATATAAGCCGGCATCCGATTTTTGACATAATGGTTGTTTTTGATGAGATTGATGATGAGGCTGAAAAATCATCTGATGTATTTGGAGATGGGATTGTTATTTCAGAGCTTCCATTTAACTACAACGTGACAAAGTTTGATCTCACTTTCCATTTCACAAAAAAACAGGGTCAAATTACTCTAAATATAAACTATGCTGATGCACTGTTTATGGAAAGCACAATTTCCATTATGGCAGCAAATTTCGTGACCCTTGCAGAATCATTTTCAAAAGATCCACTCAGTCCATTAAAACACATCAAGGCAGTAAGCGATAAAGAAACGAAAACTTTACTTAACGACTTTGCTGGCTTTGATGCTCCTTTTGCCCATGCCAGGAGTATCGTGGATATGTTTATTGAAAAGGCGGCAGAATGTGCAGAGCTGCCTGCTATAATTACAAAAGACGGGGATATTATTTACACTGAGCTTAACCGGCTGACTGATTCTTTGGCCTTCACACTGACACAGCAATTTAATGTTAAATGCGGTGATATAGTGGCAGTAATTCTCCCTCGCGGACGCTCACTTATAACTGCGCTCCTTGGAGTGCTGAAAGCAGGCGCTGTTTATATGCCGCTTGATACCAATTTCCCTTATGAAAGACTTGACTATGTACTAAGAGACAGCGGATGTAAACTGATTCTTACAGAGAGCACTCTCCCGGTATATGAACACTTAAGGAAAACATACGAGTACATTAAGGTAGTTGACCTTTTAAATTTACCGGTTACTGAGACTTCAGATTACCAGAGTGTGGTCTCAGGAGGCGATCTGGCTTATGTGATATACACCTCAGGCTCAACAGGCAGACCAAAAGGGGTGATGGTTGAACATGGTGGATTTGTAAACATGTCCACAGAGCAGTTACGAATTTTTGCAGTAGAGCAGACTGACAGAGTGCTTCAGTTTGCCTCGCCGTCTTTTGATGCATCTATGTCGGAAATATTTATGGCGCTCTTTGCAGGGGCTGCATTGGTGCCGATAGATGAAATGAGTATTAAGGATCCATCAAAATTTACGGCTTTTATAAAAGACTATGGCGTAACTGTGGCTACAATTCCGCCTGTCTATCTGCAGACACTTGATACGGAGGCTCTAAGCACCATAAAAACTGTCATCACAGCCGGTGAGGCTGCAAATGTTGGTGCTTGTCTTAAAATTGCCCAACACAGCCGGTGTTTTAACGCCTACGGCCCTACTGAGACATCAGTCTGCGCAACAATTCATGAAATCAGCCCAAAGCGCAGCTATTTAAAATCTGTTCCCATAGGAAAACCCATAGCTAATGTTTACGTATATGTGCTTGATGACAATATGAACCTTCTACCTGTAGGCGTGACCGGAGAGATTTATATTTCCGGAGTGTGTCTTGCAAGAGGATATCTGAATAATGAATCTTTAACGTCTGAGGTGTTTACTGATAATCCATTTAAAACCGGTATGAGGCTTTATCACACGGGGGACATTGGCCGATGGCACCATGACGGCACATTAGAGTTTTTGGGACGTAAAGACGATCAGGTTAAAATAAGAGGATATCGGGTAGAGCCGCTTGAGGTGGAAAGAGTTTTATCGTCTTTTTCAAAGATAAAAAAAGCAACAGTTGTTGCGATAAAATCCTCTGATGGAATGGCACTTGCCGCCTATTATACATCGAATGAAACACTATCTGTGGCAGCAGTGAAAGAGCACATGCGAAAAACTCTGCCAGATTATATGATTCCCGCTCATTTTATTGAGCTTGATGCACTCCCAACAACAATCAGTGGCAAGGTGGATAAAAAAATGCTGCCTTCTGTTGGAACTGTTGTCTTACCAGCCGCCAAAGAACATCAAAAGCCGTGTACAGAGCTTGAAACTGAGATTGCCTCTCTTTGGGAGCTTGTACTTGGCAGAGGAAATGCAAGGATTTACGATAACTTTTTTGACATAGGAGGAAACAGCATAACCGCTATTAGTTTAGCTATAAAACTAAGGGAACGTTTTAACCATAAACTCCCTCTTACTATTGTATTTGAATATCAAACCATAAACTTACAAGCAATGGGGATAGAAAACGTAAAAAGTTTTAACGAAACTGTTAACGCAAATCCGCTTGTGGTGTTAAATAATGACGGTGAACTTAACGTGTTCTTTCTGCCTCCGCTTTCCGGTTACGCGTTCGTTTACAGAGATGTTGCAAAGAGGTTAAGAGGAGTTACCGTATATGGCCTTAACTATACAGCTTCTGACGATCTGCTCAGCCGCTATACAGCAGAGATACAAAAGGTACAAAACGGCAGTCCTTGTATTTTGGTAGGGCACTCAGTGGGCGGAAATCTTGCCTTTGAGTTATCACGGTCACTTGGCCGGACAATTGTTACCGATGTAATACTCATTGACTCATACAGAAGGGTAAAGAAATCAGGCTATAACAAAATGCAGACAGAGGAGAGCTTGCAGCAGCATTATGATAGTTTCCTTTCGCAGATAAGTTATAGTGCAGAGGCAGGGGAGCTTTTTTTAAAAGAAAACCTTGTGAGTAAAACAATTATCAGGCAGATGGAGCACTACGCCGGATTTATTGACAATATGTTAAATGTGGATGTTACCGATTCCAACCTGCATTTGATTTTAGCAGAAGATGAAATTACAGACGATGGACGCAATGGCTGCCATTATCTCAATCGTAACTGGGAAAACTCGACAAAAGGCATTTATTTAGTTTATAATGGATTTGGAAACCATGCTGACATGCTTTCCGGGCTAAATGCAGAAAAAAACATATCGTTAATTCAAGGTATTATTGACAGTTATAGCAAAGTTAGGCAGAGGCAAGTATAA
- a CDS encoding Fe-S cluster protein codes for MLLSGYVKDISLPLCNSNFQSVHCIAHLSEDISEAIPYLNAELGGYQYTKEPPSVTFRINGRLITLHSKKIAINALESAGQADKILEWLRELINDVWERRNEIEPSYKRVASPTLLDILKLLPKTNCKKCGQPTCLVFATQIMEGGKGPEHCPSLNETEDRKMKDYLKQFSF; via the coding sequence ATGTTATTATCCGGCTATGTAAAGGACATATCCCTTCCGTTGTGCAATTCGAATTTTCAATCCGTGCACTGCATTGCTCATCTGAGTGAAGATATTTCCGAAGCAATTCCATATCTTAATGCCGAGCTTGGCGGTTATCAATATACTAAAGAGCCCCCTTCAGTGACATTCAGGATTAACGGCAGGTTAATAACACTGCATTCCAAAAAAATTGCAATCAATGCTTTGGAGAGCGCCGGGCAGGCCGACAAAATTTTAGAATGGCTTAGGGAGCTGATTAACGATGTCTGGGAAAGACGCAATGAAATTGAACCATCATATAAACGTGTGGCCTCTCCAACACTTCTTGATATTTTGAAACTCCTTCCAAAAACAAATTGCAAAAAATGCGGCCAGCCCACGTGCTTAGTGTTTGCTACGCAAATTATGGAAGGCGGCAAAGGGCCTGAACATTGTCCATCTCTTAACGAGACGGAAGATCGAAAAATGAAAGACTATCTTAAGCAATTTAGCTTCTGA
- a CDS encoding type II toxin-antitoxin system HicB family antitoxin, whose product MSKYKFSVIVEKDKDGYFAFCPELQGCYTQGDNYEEIKDNIRDAIVLHIEDRTENDEEIQQSELISLTTLF is encoded by the coding sequence ATGAGTAAATATAAGTTTTCAGTAATAGTTGAAAAAGACAAAGATGGCTATTTTGCTTTTTGTCCTGAACTTCAAGGTTGTTATACGCAAGGTGATAACTACGAGGAAATAAAGGACAATATCAGGGATGCTATTGTCCTTCATATAGAAGACAGAACAGAAAACGATGAAGAAATCCAACAATCAGAATTGATAAGTCTTACCACACTGTTTTAA
- a CDS encoding DUF5615 family PIN-like protein — MQWLKQEGHDAIHLRDEGLQQLPNGKIFEKAYSENRVVLILI, encoded by the coding sequence GTGCAATGGCTCAAACAGGAGGGTCATGATGCGATACACCTTAGAGACGAGGGACTCCAGCAATTACCAAACGGGAAAATATTTGAAAAGGCTTATTCTGAAAATCGGGTAGTGCTGATTTTGATTTAG